Proteins from a single region of Gossypium arboreum isolate Shixiya-1 chromosome 1, ASM2569848v2, whole genome shotgun sequence:
- the LOC108480254 gene encoding chromophore lyase CRL, chloroplastic-like isoform X1, whose translation MAKGSDPNGWSRARGLVVKTLVLIGGAFLLKRLTKSTTRWDHAKIVARSLSGEKFSREQASRDPDNYFNFRILTCPATEMVDGSKVLYFEQAFWRTPQKPFRQRFLMVKPCPKDLKCDVEVSSYAIRDVEDYKNFCDRPRDQRPLPEEVIGDIAEPLTTLYLNRCERGKRCLYEGSTPPGGFPNSWNGATHFTSELMVLKNNEIHTWDRGYDDEGNQVWGVKEGPYEFKPAPASSFNGMFSPLNFPLSQPLEKKIEGSFVLQE comes from the exons ATGGCAAAAGGTTCGGACCCTAATGGATGGAGCCGAGCTCGAGGTTTGGTAGTGAAGACCTTGGTTCTAATTGGCGGCGCCTTTTTGCTCAAGAGGTTGACCAAATCCACCACTCGTTGGGACCATGCTAAAATCGTTGCCCGTTCTCTTAGCGGTGAAAAG TTCTCGAGGGAGCAAGCCTCTAGAGACCCAGATAATTACTTCAATTTCAG AATACTTACTTGCCCTGCAACAGAGATGGTGGATGGGTCAAAGGTTTTATATTTTGAACAG GCGTTTTGGAGGACTCCTCAGAAACCCTTTCGGCAG AGGTTTCTCATGGTGAAGCCTTGTCCAAAAGATCTGAAATGCGATGTTGAG gtaagttcatatgcgaTTAGAGATGTGGAGGACTACAAGAATTTCTGTGACCGCCCAAGGGATCAACGTCCGCTACCTGAAGAAGTTATTGGT GATATTGCAGAACCTCTGACAACTTTATATCTTAATCGCTGTGAGAGGGGGAAACGCTGTTTATATGAAGGTTCAACTCCGCCAGGTGGCTTCCCAAATTCATGG AATGGAGCAACACACTTCACTTCTGAACTTATGGTTTTGAAGAACAACGAAATACATACCTGGGATAGGGGCTATGATGATGAAGGAAATCAG GTGTGGGGAGTGAAGGAAGGTCCTTATGAGTTCAAGCCTGCACCTGCTTCTAGTTTCAATGGCATGTTTTCGCCTCTAAATTTTCCTCTATCGCAGCCCCTGGAGAAAAAGATAGAAGGGTCATTTGTCTTGCAAGAATGA
- the LOC108480254 gene encoding chromophore lyase CRL, chloroplastic-like isoform X2, whose protein sequence is MAKGSDPNGWSRARGLVVKTLVLIGGAFLLKRLTKSTTRWDHAKIVARSLSGEKFSREQASRDPDNYFNFRILTCPATEMVDGSKVLYFEQAFWRTPQKPFRQRFLMVKPCPKDLKCDVEDIAEPLTTLYLNRCERGKRCLYEGSTPPGGFPNSWNGATHFTSELMVLKNNEIHTWDRGYDDEGNQVWGVKEGPYEFKPAPASSFNGMFSPLNFPLSQPLEKKIEGSFVLQE, encoded by the exons ATGGCAAAAGGTTCGGACCCTAATGGATGGAGCCGAGCTCGAGGTTTGGTAGTGAAGACCTTGGTTCTAATTGGCGGCGCCTTTTTGCTCAAGAGGTTGACCAAATCCACCACTCGTTGGGACCATGCTAAAATCGTTGCCCGTTCTCTTAGCGGTGAAAAG TTCTCGAGGGAGCAAGCCTCTAGAGACCCAGATAATTACTTCAATTTCAG AATACTTACTTGCCCTGCAACAGAGATGGTGGATGGGTCAAAGGTTTTATATTTTGAACAG GCGTTTTGGAGGACTCCTCAGAAACCCTTTCGGCAG AGGTTTCTCATGGTGAAGCCTTGTCCAAAAGATCTGAAATGCGATGTTGAG GATATTGCAGAACCTCTGACAACTTTATATCTTAATCGCTGTGAGAGGGGGAAACGCTGTTTATATGAAGGTTCAACTCCGCCAGGTGGCTTCCCAAATTCATGG AATGGAGCAACACACTTCACTTCTGAACTTATGGTTTTGAAGAACAACGAAATACATACCTGGGATAGGGGCTATGATGATGAAGGAAATCAG GTGTGGGGAGTGAAGGAAGGTCCTTATGAGTTCAAGCCTGCACCTGCTTCTAGTTTCAATGGCATGTTTTCGCCTCTAAATTTTCCTCTATCGCAGCCCCTGGAGAAAAAGATAGAAGGGTCATTTGTCTTGCAAGAATGA
- the LOC108482051 gene encoding CRAL-TRIO domain-containing protein YKL091C-like: MMMGSEKMNNPMEIEDKNIEKTKISLMRILVEKQDPSSKEVEDGTLRRFLRARDLDVEKASNMFLKYLNWKRNFVPNGSISPSEIRHEIQQNKMFLQGWDKKGRPIALLLAARHFQHEGGVDEFKRFIVYLFDKIITRMPPGQEKFIVIGDLKGWGYANSDIRAYLAALSLVQDYYPERLEKLFVVHAPYIFMTAWKVVYPFIDPKTRKKIIFVDNKSLKSTLLEEIDESQLPATLGGKLELVPIHNS; encoded by the exons ATGATGATGGGTTCAGAGAAAATGAATAACCCCATGGAAATAGAAGACAAGAACATTGAGAAGACAAAGATAAGTCTTATGAGAATCTTGGTTGAAAAACAAGATCCATCTTCCAAG GAAGTTGAAGATGGGACATTGAGAAGATTTCTAAGAGCTCGTGATTTAGATGTAGAGAAAGCATCAAACATGTTCCTTAAATACCTCAACTGGAAACGAAACTTTGTTCCCAATGGTTCCATTTCACCATCCGAAATCAGGCATGAAATCCAACAGAATAAGATGTTCTTGCAAGGTTGGGACAAGAAAGGACGACCGATAGCCCTTCTTCTTGCTGCAAGACATTTCCAACATGAAGGCGGTGTGGATGAATTCAAGC GTTTTATAGTCTACCTTTTCGATAAAATAATCACAAG GATGCCACCAGGGCAAGAGAAATTCATAGTGATAGGAGATCTTAAAGGATGGGGATACGCAAATAGCGACATCCGTGCATACCTTGCAGCTCTATCTCTTGTACAg GATTATTACCCTGAAAGACTTGAAAAGCTGTTCGTAGTCCATGCACCATACATCTTCATGACAGCATGGAAAGTTGTTTACCCTTTCATCGACCCAAAAACCAGGAAAAAG ATAATATTCGTTGATAACAAATCACTCAAATCAACTCTGCTAGAAGAAATAGACGAGAGCCAGCTGCCTGCAACATTGGGTGGCAAACTTGAATTGGTTCCTATTCACAACAGTTAA